The genomic stretch CGTGAACACGAGCAGCGCGACGAGTGCGAACATCAACGCGAGGCGGCGGGCGATCGAACGGTTCATGGCAGTTCGGCCTCTTCACGCACTTCGAGCACGTAGCCCATGCCGCGCACGGTGTGCAACAGCTTCGACGGAAATGGGCCGTCGAGCTTGGCGCGCAATCGTTTGATCGCGGTTTCGACCACGTTCGTATGGCTATCGAAATTTACGTCCCACACCAGTTCGGTAATCGCGGTTTTCGACAGGATGTCGCCTTGCCGGCGCGCCAGCACGCTAAGCAACTGGAATTCCTTGGCGGTCAGGTCGAGGCGCACGCCGTCGCGGGTCGCGCGCCGGCCAATCAGATCGACGAACAGGTCGCCGACGGAAATCAGTGTCGATTCCTGCGCGCGCGTGCGGCGCGCCAATGCATGCAGCCGCTCGACCAGTTCGAGGAACGAAAAGGGTTTGGTGAGGTAGTCGTCCGCGCCTTCGCGCAGGCCGCGCACGCGGTCGTTCACATGATCGCGCGCGGTCAGCATGATGACCGGCGTCGACTTGCGCATCCGCAGCGCCTTCAGCACGCTGAAGCCGTCGCGTTTGGGCAGCATCACGTCGAGGACGATCACGTCGTAATCGAATTCGGTAGCCAGATGCATGCCTTCCTCGCCG from Paraburkholderia sp. IMGN_8 encodes the following:
- a CDS encoding heavy metal response regulator transcription factor, which produces MKLLIVEDEHKVVDYLRSGLTEQGWVVDVALDGEEGMHLATEFDYDVIVLDVMLPKRDGFSVLKALRMRKSTPVIMLTARDHVNDRVRGLREGADDYLTKPFSFLELVERLHALARRTRAQESTLISVGDLFVDLIGRRATRDGVRLDLTAKEFQLLSVLARRQGDILSKTAITELVWDVNFDSHTNVVETAIKRLRAKLDGPFPSKLLHTVRGMGYVLEVREEAELP